In Thermodesulfovibrionia bacterium, the DNA window CAATTATATCTGAAGAAGTTTAAAGAGAAGGGGCTTCATATTATCGCCCTGGATATTGAGGCAGAGTCTAACCTCCACGCCTATGGTGAGAGGTTATGCCTGGTGCAGATATTTGACGGAGTGGACAGTGTCATCATTGATCCGTTGAATATCGGCAAGGACACACTCAAAATGCTCTTTGAGGATTCAAGCATCCTGAAGATGATGTATGACGCTGGCAGTGATCTCTCCTTGCTCAAGAACTCAGCTAACATAGATATAAAATCGATATTAGACCTTAGGCCGGCTACAGAGCTGCTCGAATATGAGAAGAAGGACCTTCATTCCATAATCGCTTTTGAACTCGGCATCGTGCTCGAAGAGAAGAGGAAGTATCAGCAGCATAACTGGATAAACAGGCCTATAGAGGAAGAGGCGATACATTATGCGCTCAATGATGTGATACATCTCTTTGCATTGAAGGATATCATTCTGGCAAAGCTCTACGCCAAGAAGCTGATGGAGCCGTTCTTCCTGAAGAACCTTCAGATCCAGAACAAGGATTACACCAGAGACCCTGAGGACAAGTACAGAAAGATCAGCGGATACAGCAGGCTTCAGTATAAGGAGAAGGCTGTCTTCAGAAAGGTCTTTGATATCAGGGACAAGTACGCAGAGATGTATGACATGCCGCCTCACAGCGTTATTCAGAAGGGTGACCTGATCCAGATAGTCTATGACCTGCATTTCATTGATAAGATCCGGTTCTCAAGAAAGGTCAGTAATGAGTCGGTGAAGGAGATAGTGCGGGAGTTGAAGAAGGCGGTTAAGGGGCAGTAATCTATTAAGTTTTAACCTCAAGACAGATTTCCCAGTTAACTGCCTATTTGTGTGTATGTTATTGTATACTATACACATCATGGAGGTGGTAAAATATGCAGGCAGCAAAAGTAAGAAAACAGTTTCTTCTTGAACCCGGCAAAATCGAGATGGTCAGGCGGATTACCCATGCCGCTACCGATACAGAGGCAATCAATAAAGCCCTTGATATGGTGATTGCCAACGAGAAAATTCATAAAGCGCTTGCCGGAGTAAAGGGTAAGGGGAAGATAGAGGACATTTTTGGCAGAATATCCGCTTAAGGTTATCTGCGACACCTCGATATATATCCCTTTTATAAATCAGGGAATCGCGCATCCTGCGGTTTTCAATGAGACATCCGCGCCATTACTATACATGAGTTCGGTTGTCGTTTCTGAACTTTACGCCGGAGCGCATGACAGCCAGTCCATTAAGCTTCTGGACAAGTTGTATCACACCTTTCAGAATGTCGGAAGACTGATAGTCCCCAACGACGAGGACTGGCGTCAAACCGGCGGCATCATCGCGAAGAACAGAAAAAAATACAGGTATGACTCAACATATCTTTCCCGTCTGCAAAATGATATTCTTATCGCCTGCTCTGCCCGGAGAATCGGAGCGTTTGTGCTTACAAAAAATGAAAAGGATTTTGTGAGAATACGTGAGTTTGTGGATTTTCGTATCTATGGGCGGTAAGGGAAAGGTCAGCAATGAGTCGGTGAAAGAGATAGTGCGGGAGTTGAAGAAGGCGGTTAAGGGGCAGTAACTCCGTCTTTTTTTATCCCCACTTTGTAAAAGGGGGGTCAGGGGGGATTTCACAATACTTTAAATCTTCTCCATCTTGTCATTCCCGCCCCCTATTAAAAATCCAGAGCCTTTGCTTTCCCGCTTCCGTTCACCCATTTTTCTTGAGTAAAATTAACCAGCTGCGTATATAATAACGGGAAAGCAAGAGACGACAATGACGCAATTTATAAAGATTTACATCTTCATGGGATTAATCTAATAACTATGTCTTTTAACGAAAATACCAGAGTAAAAATCCCTGCAATATTGCACCTGTGCAAATTGGGGTATGACTACCTCTCTCTATCAAGGGCGAAGCGGGATGAAAGCACCAATATTTTCACTGACATTTTTGCCGAAAGCATTCGTCGCATTAACCCCGATATTGACGCAAGCGAGGTAAAAAGGGTTTTCGAGGATGTATCGCTGGCTTTAGACAATGAAGATTTGGGAGAGGCATTTTCCAAGATGCTTAATGCGACTTCAGGGGTTAAGCTGATTGACTTCAAAAACTTTAGCAATAACTCATTCCATGTTGTTACCGAGCTTACTTATAAAAATGGCGATGATGAATTTCGACCGGATATAACTCTTTTAGTGAATGGGATGCCTCTTGCGTTTGTAGAGGTGAAAAAACCGAATAATCATGAAGGTATTCTTGCTGAAAGAGACCGGATCAATACCCGATTCAAAAACAAGAAGTTCCGAAAATTCATTAACATTTCGCAAGTCCTTGTCTTCTCAAATAACATGGAGTATGACACGGAATCCATAGAACCCATTCAAGGTGCGTTCTATTCTTCAACCGCCTATTCTAATGCGAACTTTAACTGTTTCAGAGAAGAAGAAAAATTTGATTTAGCGAAGCTGCTTAAGCCAGAGGATGATGAGCTGGAAAATTTTATATTAAAGGACAATAACCTTACTGCTATTAAACACTCTCCTGAATTCATCACCAATAAAGACCCACACAATCCTACCAATCGCATATTGACTTCCTTATTTTGCAAAGACCGTCTTGCAATGCTGTTGAAGTATAGCTTTGCTTATGTTCATAGTGAGACCGGTCTTGAGAAGCACATTATGCGTTATCCGCAATTCTTTGCTACCAAGGCGATTGAACGCACGCTTGAAAGCGGTATTAAAAAAGGAATTATCTGGCACACACAGGGAAGCGGGAAGACGGCGCTTGCATTTTATAATGTTCAATACTTAACAGATTATTTT includes these proteins:
- a CDS encoding type II toxin-antitoxin system VapC family toxin, with the protein product MAEYPLKVICDTSIYIPFINQGIAHPAVFNETSAPLLYMSSVVVSELYAGAHDSQSIKLLDKLYHTFQNVGRLIVPNDEDWRQTGGIIAKNRKKYRYDSTYLSRLQNDILIACSARRIGAFVLTKNEKDFVRIREFVDFRIYGR